One Nitrospirota bacterium DNA window includes the following coding sequences:
- a CDS encoding hemerythrin domain-containing protein has translation MIYFCVILKIIITIKGKAMLITDEYRRQHEEILELVNKLSGYLNEQKLKNDAQEARKILSKLSGALKVHLAMEDNSLYPRLLASNDDKIRKIAKQFIEEIGGIAPVFNNYLNKWPNPASIESNPSEFINETSDLFNALKNRIDRENNILYPLIDKT, from the coding sequence TTGATATACTTCTGTGTTATACTTAAAATAATAATAACGATAAAAGGAAAAGCAATGTTAATTACAGACGAGTACAGAAGACAGCATGAAGAAATACTGGAACTGGTAAATAAACTGTCCGGGTACCTCAACGAACAGAAACTGAAAAATGATGCACAGGAAGCAAGAAAGATTTTATCGAAATTATCAGGAGCGCTAAAAGTACATCTTGCAATGGAGGATAATTCATTATATCCAAGACTTCTGGCAAGCAACGACGATAAAATCAGGAAGATAGCAAAGCAATTTATTGAAGAAATAGGCGGTATTGCACCAGTCTTCAACAACTACCTGAATAAATGGCCCAACCCTGCTTCCATAGAAAGTAACCCCTCGGAATTTATAAATGAAACCAGCGATCTATTCAATGCACTGAAAAACAGGATAGACCGTGAAAACAATATCCTCTATCCCCTGATTGATAAAACTTAA